Proteins from a single region of Electrophorus electricus isolate fEleEle1 chromosome 5, fEleEle1.pri, whole genome shotgun sequence:
- the relch gene encoding RAB11-binding protein RELCH homolog isoform X9, with product MAAGSVNPFNTSDSDEEAERRREPSPSAEPHGASLAPFSSQTDAEPRALSLPGTRASPGGDGVPTETRVSVDAVAAQLLRDQYILTALELHTELLEAGRELPRLRDYFSNPGNFERQSGTPPACKDPGAVALNRTGSISTLDSLDFTRYSDDGNRESDERVAVLEFELRKAKETIQALRTNLTQATECEIPSQERKNYKSSPEIQEPIRPLEKRALNFLVNEYLLKNEYKLSSITFSDENDDQDFELWDDVGLNTPKPPDLLQLYRNCGSSQLSPREMADVAVGMDTSDLTKDFITQEPVQRIETIQEQEIIQELEYQISLLNSEKQSLAEQITQLQSKIEGMQRSVSVSVVTPAGCRSSDPGLPCESPVDNGQYLDIRRPTEVDTGSDTTQTARLPPAAPPAAGLDSENSTQCLNMFKSPSQHGRGAVRFDQPNRKLSPAFHQALLSFCHTSADSRLGSEVSCIADSEESVMLMLGRCLPHIVPNVLLAKREELIPLILCTACLHPEPKERDQLLHILFNLIKRPDDDQRQMILTGCVAFARHVGPTRVEAELLPQCWEQINHKYPERRLLVAESCGALAPYLPKEIRSSLVLSMLQQMLAEDKVDLVREAVVRSLGIIMGYIDDPDKYSQGFELMLLSLSDLSERVVSATHQVFIPAFAAWTTELGNLQSHLIPSLLTRIERLLQGEHGLDEHKLHMFLSALQSLIPPLFAVVLQNAPFTGRARLANEVTPIEVTRFPRPASPLQDVSTLVGGREQLAALLHLYEHQLQHEGTAGWDRLLWVVNQLLPRLIEIVGGINVSSSTCVHEFSRFFWRLCRTFGKTFTNTKVKPQFQEILRLSEENVDATAGNGVLTKATVPIYATGVLTCYNQEEDRKLLIAFLEDVMTTLSLSHAPLDSLKASFVELGANPAYHELLLTVLWFGVVHTSALVRCTAARMFELLVKGVNETLVAQRVVPALITLSSDPEI from the exons ATGGCGGCGGGCAGCGTCAACCCGTTCAACACCAGCGACTCGGACGAGGAAGCGGAGCGGAGGCGCGAGCCCAGCCCGAGCGCTGAGCCGCACGGCGCGAGCCTTGCACCGTTCTCCTCGCAGACGGACGCTGAGCCGCGCGCCCTGTCGCTCCCCGGCACCCGCGCGAGCCCCGGCGGGGACGGGGTCCCGACAGAGACGCGCGTGTCGGTGGACGCGGTGGCCGCTCAGCTGCTCCGGGATCAGTACATCCTCACGGCCCTGGAGCTGCACACCGAGCTGCTCGAGGCCGGCCGGGAGCTCCCCCGGCTGCGGGACTACTTCTCTAACCCGGGCAACTTCGAGAGGCAGAGCGGAACTCCGCCCGCCTGCAAAGACCCCGGAGCCGTAGCGCTGA ATCGTACGGGCAGCATCAGCACACTGGACTCTCTGGACTTCACACGCTACTCAGACGACGGGAACCGGGAGTCGGACGAGCGGGTTGCAG TTCTGGAATTTGAACTACGGAAAGCCAAGGAGACCATTCAGGCTCTACGCACCAACCTGACTCAGGCTACAG aatgtGAAATCCCTTCCCAAGAGCGTAAAAACTACAAATCCAGTCCTGAAATTCAG GAGCCCATCCGCCCTTTGGAGAAAAGAGCCTTAAATTTTTTAGTGAATgaatatttgttaaaaaatgaatacaaactATCGTCCATCACTTTCTCTGATGAAAACGATGATCAG gattTTGAACTGTGGGATGACGTGGGTCTGAACACCCCAAAGCCTCCAGATCTCCTGCAGCTCTACCGCAACTGTGGCAGCAGCCAGCTGTCCCCCCGGGAGATGGCAGACGTGGCTGTGGGCATGGACACTAGCGACCTGACCAAGGACTTTATTACCCAGGAGCCTGTGCAAAGGATAGAGACCATCCAG gagCAGGAGATCATACAGGAACTGGAATACCAGATCAGTCTTCTGAACAGTGAGAAACAGAGTCTGGCTGAACAGATAACGCAGCTCCAGAG TAAGATTGAGGGGATGCAGAGGAGTGTGTCCGTTTCTGTGGTAACCCCTGCGGGGTGCCGGTCGTCAGATCCGGGTCTCCCGTGTGAGAGTCCTGTGGATAACGGCCAGTACCTGGACATTCGCCGGCCGACGGAGGTGGATACAGGCTCCGACACCACCCAGACCGCTAGATTGCCAcctgctgcaccacctgccGCAGGGTTGGACTCGGAAAACTCCACCCAGTGCCTCAACATGTTTAAAAGCCCCAGCCAGCACGGCAGGGGGGCGGTGCGGTTTGACCAGCCTAACAG GAAGCTGTCCCCGGCCTTCCACCAAGCACTGCTGTCCTTCTGTCACACGTCCGCGGACAGCCGTCTCGGTTCAGAG GTGTCGTGTATTGCTgacagtgaggagagtgtgATGTTGATGTTGGGTCGCTGTCTGCCTCACATCGTACCAAACGTCCTGCTGGCCAAGCGCGAG gagctCATTCCTCTCATCCTGTGTACGGCGTGTCTCCACCCAGAGCCCAAGGAGAGAGATCAGCTTCTCCACATCCTCTTCAACCTAATCAAGAGGCCAGATGATgaccagag GCAGATGATTCTGACTGGCTGTGTGGCCTTCGCACGCCACGTGGGGCCCACACGGGTTGAGGCAGAGCTTCTGCCGCAGTGCTGGGAACAG ATAAATCATAAGTACCCGGAGAGGAGGCTGTTGGTAGCAGAATCCTGTGGCGCTCTGGCCCCATATCTgcct aaggaGATCCGTAGCTCCCTGGTTCTATCCATGCTACAGCAGATGTTGGCAGAGGACAAAGTGGACTTGGTGCGGGAGGCCGTGGTCCGAAGTCTGGGCATCATCATGGGCTACATTGATGACCCTGATAAATACTCCcag ggctttGAACTAATGCTGCTGTCGCTAAGCGACCTGTCTGAGCGGGTGGTCAGTGCTACACACCAGGTGTTCATCCCTGCGTTCGCAGCCTGGACCACAGAACTGGGCAATCTGCAGTCTCACCTCATCCCCTCTCTACTCACGCGCATAGAGAGACTACTGCAG GGTGAACATGGTTTGGATGAACATAAACTGCACATGTTCCTGTCTGCACTGCAGTCTCTGATCCCACCCCTGTTTGCCGTGGTGCTCCAGAACGCCCCGTTCACCGGCCGCGCCCGACTGGCCAATGAAGTCACTCCGATCGAGG TGACGCGGTTCCCACGCCCAGCCTCTCCCCTCCAGGATGTGTCCACCCTGGTGGGCGGCAGGGAGCAGTTGGCTGCGCTGCTGCATCTGTACGAACACCAGCTCCAGCACGAGGGTACTGCAGGGTGGGACAGACTCCTGTGGGTGGTCAACCAGCT TCTCCCTCGTCTCATAGAGATAGTGGGCGGGATCAacgtctcctcctccacctgtgtGCACGAGTTCTCACGCTTCTTCTGGAGGCTGTGCCGGACGTTTGGCAAAACCTTCACCAACACCAAG GTAAAGCCCCAGTTCCAGGAAATCTTGCGGCTGTCCGAGGAGAACGTGG ATGCCACTGCTGGTAACGGTGTTTTGACCAAGGCTACAGTTCCCATCTATGCAACAGGAGTCCTGACCTGCTACAACCAG GAAGAAGATCGTAAGCTGTTGATTGCTTTCTTGGAGGACGTTATgaccactctgtctctctctcacgctcctcTGGACAGTCTGAAGGCTTCGTTTGTGGAGCTGGG ggccAACCCCGCGTACCATGAGCTGCTGCTGACAGTTCTGTGGTTCGGGGTGGTCCACACCTCGGCTCTGGTCCGCTGCACAGCCGCTCGCATGTTCGAG CTGTTGGTGAAAGGGGTGAATGAAACTCTAGTAGCTCAGAGAGTCGTTCCAGCTCTTATCACACTCTCCAGTGATCCTGAAAT CTGA
- the relch gene encoding RAB11-binding protein RELCH homolog isoform X7 produces MSLWSLPSAAQGQDKKRRKNDVHVFDRTGSISTLDSLDFTRYSDDGNRESDERVAVLEFELRKAKETIQALRTNLTQATECEIPSQERKNYKSSPEIQEPIRPLEKRALNFLVNEYLLKNEYKLSSITFSDENDDQDFELWDDVGLNTPKPPDLLQLYRNCGSSQLSPREMADVAVGMDTSDLTKDFITQEPVQRIETIQEQEIIQELEYQISLLNSEKQSLAEQITQLQSKIEGMQRSVSVSVVTPAGCRSSDPGLPCESPVDNGQYLDIRRPTEVDTGSDTTQTARLPPAAPPAAGLDSENSTQCLNMFKSPSQHGRGAVRFDQPNRKLSPAFHQALLSFCHTSADSRLGSEVSCIADSEESVMLMLGRCLPHIVPNVLLAKREELIPLILCTACLHPEPKERDQLLHILFNLIKRPDDDQRQMILTGCVAFARHVGPTRVEAELLPQCWEQINHKYPERRLLVAESCGALAPYLPKEIRSSLVLSMLQQMLAEDKVDLVREAVVRSLGIIMGYIDDPDKYSQGFELMLLSLSDLSERVVSATHQVFIPAFAAWTTELGNLQSHLIPSLLTRIERLLQGEHGLDEHKLHMFLSALQSLIPPLFAVVLQNAPFTGRARLANEVTPIEVTRFPRPASPLQDVSTLVGGREQLAALLHLYEHQLQHEGTAGWDRLLWVVNQLLPRLIEIVGGINVSSSTCVHEFSRFFWRLCRTFGKTFTNTKVKPQFQEILRLSEENVDATAGNGVLTKATVPIYATGVLTCYNQEEDRKLLIAFLEDVMTTLSLSHAPLDSLKASFVELGANPAYHELLLTVLWFGVVHTSALVRCTAARMFELLVKGVNETLVAQRVVPALITLSSDPEISVRISTIPAFGTIMETVTQRELLERVKMQLASFLEDPQYQDQHSLHMEIIKTFGRVGPNAEPRFRDEFVLPHLHKLAMVNNMQTVEQKRMDVASQLFEAYSALSCCFISEEVMLNHFLPGLRCLRSDMEHLSPEHEVILSSMVKECELKVESRAMGEPPGRFLTLPCRCAGHWYRTLAIQLLTPGQYRKMVVELKQDCVD; encoded by the exons ATGTCATTGTGGAGTCTCCCCTCAGCTGCGCAGGGCCAAgataaaaagagaagaaagaacgATGTTCATGTATTCG ATCGTACGGGCAGCATCAGCACACTGGACTCTCTGGACTTCACACGCTACTCAGACGACGGGAACCGGGAGTCGGACGAGCGGGTTGCAG TTCTGGAATTTGAACTACGGAAAGCCAAGGAGACCATTCAGGCTCTACGCACCAACCTGACTCAGGCTACAG aatgtGAAATCCCTTCCCAAGAGCGTAAAAACTACAAATCCAGTCCTGAAATTCAG GAGCCCATCCGCCCTTTGGAGAAAAGAGCCTTAAATTTTTTAGTGAATgaatatttgttaaaaaatgaatacaaactATCGTCCATCACTTTCTCTGATGAAAACGATGATCAG gattTTGAACTGTGGGATGACGTGGGTCTGAACACCCCAAAGCCTCCAGATCTCCTGCAGCTCTACCGCAACTGTGGCAGCAGCCAGCTGTCCCCCCGGGAGATGGCAGACGTGGCTGTGGGCATGGACACTAGCGACCTGACCAAGGACTTTATTACCCAGGAGCCTGTGCAAAGGATAGAGACCATCCAG gagCAGGAGATCATACAGGAACTGGAATACCAGATCAGTCTTCTGAACAGTGAGAAACAGAGTCTGGCTGAACAGATAACGCAGCTCCAGAG TAAGATTGAGGGGATGCAGAGGAGTGTGTCCGTTTCTGTGGTAACCCCTGCGGGGTGCCGGTCGTCAGATCCGGGTCTCCCGTGTGAGAGTCCTGTGGATAACGGCCAGTACCTGGACATTCGCCGGCCGACGGAGGTGGATACAGGCTCCGACACCACCCAGACCGCTAGATTGCCAcctgctgcaccacctgccGCAGGGTTGGACTCGGAAAACTCCACCCAGTGCCTCAACATGTTTAAAAGCCCCAGCCAGCACGGCAGGGGGGCGGTGCGGTTTGACCAGCCTAACAG GAAGCTGTCCCCGGCCTTCCACCAAGCACTGCTGTCCTTCTGTCACACGTCCGCGGACAGCCGTCTCGGTTCAGAG GTGTCGTGTATTGCTgacagtgaggagagtgtgATGTTGATGTTGGGTCGCTGTCTGCCTCACATCGTACCAAACGTCCTGCTGGCCAAGCGCGAG gagctCATTCCTCTCATCCTGTGTACGGCGTGTCTCCACCCAGAGCCCAAGGAGAGAGATCAGCTTCTCCACATCCTCTTCAACCTAATCAAGAGGCCAGATGATgaccagag GCAGATGATTCTGACTGGCTGTGTGGCCTTCGCACGCCACGTGGGGCCCACACGGGTTGAGGCAGAGCTTCTGCCGCAGTGCTGGGAACAG ATAAATCATAAGTACCCGGAGAGGAGGCTGTTGGTAGCAGAATCCTGTGGCGCTCTGGCCCCATATCTgcct aaggaGATCCGTAGCTCCCTGGTTCTATCCATGCTACAGCAGATGTTGGCAGAGGACAAAGTGGACTTGGTGCGGGAGGCCGTGGTCCGAAGTCTGGGCATCATCATGGGCTACATTGATGACCCTGATAAATACTCCcag ggctttGAACTAATGCTGCTGTCGCTAAGCGACCTGTCTGAGCGGGTGGTCAGTGCTACACACCAGGTGTTCATCCCTGCGTTCGCAGCCTGGACCACAGAACTGGGCAATCTGCAGTCTCACCTCATCCCCTCTCTACTCACGCGCATAGAGAGACTACTGCAG GGTGAACATGGTTTGGATGAACATAAACTGCACATGTTCCTGTCTGCACTGCAGTCTCTGATCCCACCCCTGTTTGCCGTGGTGCTCCAGAACGCCCCGTTCACCGGCCGCGCCCGACTGGCCAATGAAGTCACTCCGATCGAGG TGACGCGGTTCCCACGCCCAGCCTCTCCCCTCCAGGATGTGTCCACCCTGGTGGGCGGCAGGGAGCAGTTGGCTGCGCTGCTGCATCTGTACGAACACCAGCTCCAGCACGAGGGTACTGCAGGGTGGGACAGACTCCTGTGGGTGGTCAACCAGCT TCTCCCTCGTCTCATAGAGATAGTGGGCGGGATCAacgtctcctcctccacctgtgtGCACGAGTTCTCACGCTTCTTCTGGAGGCTGTGCCGGACGTTTGGCAAAACCTTCACCAACACCAAG GTAAAGCCCCAGTTCCAGGAAATCTTGCGGCTGTCCGAGGAGAACGTGG ATGCCACTGCTGGTAACGGTGTTTTGACCAAGGCTACAGTTCCCATCTATGCAACAGGAGTCCTGACCTGCTACAACCAG GAAGAAGATCGTAAGCTGTTGATTGCTTTCTTGGAGGACGTTATgaccactctgtctctctctcacgctcctcTGGACAGTCTGAAGGCTTCGTTTGTGGAGCTGGG ggccAACCCCGCGTACCATGAGCTGCTGCTGACAGTTCTGTGGTTCGGGGTGGTCCACACCTCGGCTCTGGTCCGCTGCACAGCCGCTCGCATGTTCGAG CTGTTGGTGAAAGGGGTGAATGAAACTCTAGTAGCTCAGAGAGTCGTTCCAGCTCTTATCACACTCTCCAGTGATCCTGAAAT TTCTGTGAGGATCTCCACGATCCCAGCATTCGGGACCATTATGGAGACTGTAACGCAGCGAGAG ttgCTGGAGCGGGTTAAGATGCAGCTGGCCTCTTTTCTGGAGGACCCACAGTATCAGGACCAGCACTCATTACACATGGAGATTATAAAAACGTTTGGGAGGGTGGGACCCAACGCCGAGCCCAGGTTCAGAGATGAGT TTGTTCTTCCTCACCTACACAAGCTGGCCATGGTCAACAACATGCAGACAGTAGAGCAGAAGCGCATGGATGTGGCCAGCCAGCTGTTTGAAGCCTACAGCGCCCTGTCCTGCTGCT